From the Clostridiales bacterium FE2011 genome, one window contains:
- a CDS encoding DUF362 domain-containing protein — protein MSQKSSPVYFTDFRTVADVSQGVKLQKLCRRAGIDKIDFAGKFAAIKMHFGELGNFAYLRPNYVKAVADLIKELGGKPFLTDCNTLYPGSRKNAVDHLYNAEVNGFNSVTTGCYIIIGDGLKGTDDITVPVLGGEYCKEAYIGRALYDADIIISLNHFKGHEMAGFGGAVKNLGMGGGSRAGKMQQHSDGKPVVDQALCRSCRKCARECGSDAITYKSGKAYIMQDICKGCGRCIGACAFDAIHPSFDTAADMLGRKMAEYTAAICAGKPSFHITLIMDVSPNCDCHGENDAPILPNIGMLASFDPVALDQACADLCLAAEPLPNSQLSDNLAKPGWKHHHDHFKDSNPNVSWRETLAHGEKIGLGTRTYELIKI, from the coding sequence ATGTCCCAGAAGTCTTCCCCCGTCTATTTCACCGATTTCCGGACCGTAGCTGACGTCAGCCAGGGCGTCAAGCTCCAGAAGCTCTGCCGCCGGGCCGGAATAGACAAGATCGATTTTGCCGGGAAATTCGCTGCCATTAAAATGCACTTCGGTGAGTTGGGCAACTTTGCCTATCTCCGGCCGAACTATGTCAAGGCAGTGGCAGACCTGATCAAGGAACTGGGCGGAAAGCCCTTCCTTACCGACTGCAACACCCTCTATCCCGGCAGCCGGAAAAACGCCGTAGACCATCTGTACAACGCAGAAGTCAACGGTTTTAACAGCGTGACCACCGGCTGCTACATCATCATCGGTGACGGGCTGAAGGGGACGGATGATATCACCGTACCGGTCCTCGGCGGTGAATACTGCAAGGAAGCCTATATCGGCCGTGCCCTCTACGACGCGGACATCATTATTTCCCTGAATCATTTCAAGGGTCATGAAATGGCCGGCTTCGGCGGTGCGGTCAAGAATCTCGGTATGGGCGGCGGCAGCCGGGCCGGGAAAATGCAGCAGCACAGCGACGGCAAGCCGGTTGTTGACCAGGCCCTGTGCCGTTCCTGCCGCAAGTGCGCCCGGGAGTGCGGATCGGACGCCATCACCTATAAAAGCGGCAAGGCCTATATCATGCAGGATATCTGCAAGGGCTGCGGCCGGTGCATCGGCGCCTGTGCCTTTGATGCCATCCATCCGTCTTTTGACACCGCGGCGGATATGCTGGGCCGCAAGATGGCAGAATACACCGCCGCGATCTGTGCCGGGAAGCCTTCCTTCCATATCACCCTGATCATGGATGTTTCCCCCAACTGCGACTGCCACGGGGAAAACGATGCGCCCATCCTGCCGAATATCGGCATGCTGGCCTCCTTTGATCCGGTAGCCCTGGACCAGGCCTGTGCGGATCTGTGCCTGGCCGCGGAACCGCTGCCCAACAGCCAGCTGTCTGACAACCTGGCAAAACCCGGCTGGAAGCATCATCACGATCACTTCAAGGACAGCAACCCGAACGTCAGCTGGCGGGAAACCCTCGCCCACGGGGAAAAGATCGGCCTGGGTACCCGAACCTATGAACTGATCAAAATCTGA
- a CDS encoding Hsp20/alpha crystallin family protein, which translates to MSTFLPAVFGENMMDLFDDFDRDFFRGFGRPERALYGKNAARMMKTDVKETDEGYELAVDLPGMKKDEIHLDLQNGYLTISTQKNLENKEEKNGKLLRQERYTGTMQRSFYVGDNLTEEDVQAKYEDGVLTVKLPKKEAKKDPEKKQILIA; encoded by the coding sequence ATGAGTACTTTCCTGCCTGCTGTTTTCGGTGAAAATATGATGGATCTGTTTGATGACTTCGACCGTGATTTCTTCCGCGGCTTCGGCCGTCCGGAAAGAGCGCTCTACGGTAAGAACGCCGCCCGGATGATGAAAACCGACGTGAAGGAAACCGACGAAGGCTATGAGCTGGCGGTGGATCTGCCCGGTATGAAGAAGGATGAAATTCATCTGGATCTTCAGAACGGCTATCTGACCATCTCCACCCAGAAGAACCTGGAGAACAAGGAAGAAAAGAACGGCAAGCTGCTCCGCCAGGAGCGGTATACCGGCACTATGCAGCGCAGCTTCTACGTGGGCGACAACCTGACAGAGGAGGATGTGCAGGCCAAATACGAAGACGGTGTCCTGACCGTCAAGCTTCCCAAGAAGGAAGCCAAGAAGGATCCCGAAAAGAAACAAATCCTCATTGCATAA